The sequence below is a genomic window from Dyadobacter chenwenxiniae.
CGGCTGACTTTGCAGGTTGTTTTGTGTAATGGTCGCAAGATCAAAAGTCTCTCCGTTCGCAAGCGTCAGACTCGCTTTGTTGCCGCCTGCCTTTACATCGCCGCCGTAAACACTGCTCATTGCCGCAACCGGCGCTTTTTTAGGGCTTTTGTCAAATGAATGATAACCTCCGTAAACGAGCAGCAACACCACTGCCGCAGCAACCAGCTTAAAAATCCACAACGGCCGGGTGCGTGTGTTGTCGATTTCTTCCTCCTGGATAGGCTTGTAAGCATTTCGCCCGGGCTGGGCCGTTGCCGAAAAGATGGATTGCAAAATGTCATCCGCCGTCTCGTCGGACAGCCGATGTTCCGTATCGTCGTCGCGGATAAACTGGTCGATCAGTCCGTTGATCTGCGCCTGGTTTTCTTCCAGCATCAGGAGCGACATGAGCTCATCCCGCTCATCGTCAGTGATTTTCTTTTCACAATACCGGTAAAACAGATCGTCCAGGCGTGGATCGCGCATAACTTCATTGGGTTACGGACAGGCCTGTATCAGACCTTCACACATAAAGACTCCTGTCAACTGGCTTCGGGTGACAACAGAAATAAAAAAAGTTAAATTTTTATCAAGAATAGTAACAATAACGAGATGGTAACATCCAGCCTGAGCTTGCTGTAAGCTCTGATGTGCCTTAATGCTCTGGCCAGATGCGTTTTAACCGTTTCAGAAGAAATACGAAGGACCTTGGCAATTTCGTCGCGTTTCAATTCCTGCTCTTTACTCATCAGGTAAATTTGCTTCTGCTGGGCGGGAAGCAGCTCCACGGCCTGATGCAAAATTTCTTCCAGCTCCTTGCCATCAATGCGTTCATAGGTGGAGTTTTCGAAGGAAGGCAGTTCAGCTTTGAGATCAAGGACTAATTGCTGCTGGCGGGCAATTTTTTTAAGTGCAGAAAAAACCTGGTTACGGGTTATAATAAAAAGGTAATCTTCAAAAGCAGCTATCTCAGCCAACTCTTCTCTCTTTACCCAAAGTTTTAAAAAAATGTCCTGGACCACTTCCTCCGCCATAAAATTGGATTTGGTAATCCGGAATGCAATGGCGTATACCTTATCACGATACCAGTGGAACAGCGTAGCAAAAGCCGTTTCGCTTCCAGCCGATATCTCATTTAACAATCCGACTTCGTTGTCTAAAGCTTCTATTTTCACGGAGTTCACGACATATTTAACAAAAGTATCATCTATTTTCGTGAATAGTAATATATAATTATAAAATGTCAATTTTTCTATGAAAATGGTGTACAGTCCCGGCTGAACTGAAAAATTACCGGCTCAACCGGATATATAAACACATGGATCACTAACTTAAATCCTCAGTATGCCACATTCTATAAATCACAACACATTGTCAAACGGCCTTAACCGATATGCTTGATATAATTATTGAATCAAGAAAAGCCCAGATAGTCCC
It includes:
- a CDS encoding RNA polymerase sigma factor; this encodes MKIEALDNEVGLLNEISAGSETAFATLFHWYRDKVYAIAFRITKSNFMAEEVVQDIFLKLWVKREELAEIAAFEDYLFIITRNQVFSALKKIARQQQLVLDLKAELPSFENSTYERIDGKELEEILHQAVELLPAQQKQIYLMSKEQELKRDEIAKVLRISSETVKTHLARALRHIRAYSKLRLDVTISLLLLFLIKI